One segment of Pseudanabaena sp. PCC 6802 DNA contains the following:
- a CDS encoding GMC oxidoreductase, which produces MIIDDRNYDVIIIGTGAGGGTLAAKLAPTGKQILILERGGFMPLEEQNRSNVDIFKRERYHAPEQWYDNVGEPFSPQTNYAVGGNTKIYGATLMRMREKDFNEVSHQNGISPAWELKYQDFEPYYTEAEKLYQVHGSTAVDPTEPHHSEDYPFPAVESEPLLQPVADAIATQGLHPAPLPLGLTRQADDPTSDSEVFGIVPAIAFPNVTLKTSAKAICLHTNPSGQTVKAVEVEIGGQSHLFFGDIVVLACGAVNSAALLLRSSNDKHPNGLANSSDLVGRNLMKHLMTAIVQLTSKPNSGKFLRSISVNDFYWGDENFHYPLGHIQNTGGLLQDIIFAESPPVLSVLAKIVPGLGLQQLATRSIGWWAQTEVLPDPNNRVRVQDNKIYLDYNPNNLEAHDRLVYRWIEVLKNIEKSSDRSIFQGSGIHPRGEAPIQVVAHQCGTCRFGSDPQTSVLNLDCRTHDVDNLYVVDSSFFPSSSAVSPALMIIANALRVGDRLIERLQ; this is translated from the coding sequence ATGATTATTGATGACCGAAATTACGACGTAATTATTATCGGTACGGGTGCGGGAGGGGGTACGCTAGCAGCCAAACTCGCACCGACGGGCAAGCAGATTCTCATCCTGGAACGGGGCGGCTTCATGCCGTTAGAGGAGCAAAATCGAAGTAACGTCGATATCTTCAAACGAGAGCGCTACCACGCACCCGAACAGTGGTACGACAATGTTGGCGAACCGTTTTCGCCGCAAACTAACTATGCTGTTGGCGGTAACACCAAGATCTACGGTGCGACGTTGATGCGGATGCGAGAGAAAGACTTCAATGAGGTCTCGCATCAAAATGGCATTTCTCCGGCATGGGAACTGAAATATCAGGACTTTGAACCCTATTATACAGAAGCTGAAAAGCTCTATCAGGTACACGGCAGTACTGCTGTCGATCCGACAGAACCACACCACAGTGAAGACTATCCTTTCCCAGCCGTCGAGAGCGAACCTCTTCTCCAACCCGTTGCCGATGCGATCGCTACTCAGGGACTGCATCCCGCCCCTCTACCGTTGGGTTTGACCCGCCAGGCAGATGACCCCACCAGCGATTCCGAAGTGTTTGGCATCGTTCCCGCGATCGCGTTTCCTAACGTTACCTTAAAAACCTCTGCTAAAGCGATCTGCCTGCATACGAATCCGTCGGGACAAACTGTCAAAGCCGTAGAAGTAGAAATTGGCGGACAATCCCATTTGTTTTTTGGCGATATCGTCGTACTTGCCTGCGGCGCGGTGAATTCAGCCGCATTGTTACTCCGTTCTAGCAACGACAAGCATCCTAACGGACTGGCGAACAGTTCCGATCTGGTGGGACGCAACCTGATGAAACACCTGATGACGGCGATCGTGCAACTGACATCAAAGCCAAACTCTGGCAAGTTTCTCAGATCGATCTCTGTCAACGACTTCTATTGGGGAGATGAGAATTTCCACTATCCCTTGGGACACATTCAAAACACGGGCGGATTGCTGCAAGATATTATTTTTGCTGAATCGCCACCCGTTCTGTCCGTATTAGCGAAGATCGTACCTGGGTTGGGTCTGCAACAGTTGGCTACTCGTTCGATTGGCTGGTGGGCGCAGACAGAAGTCTTACCCGATCCCAACAACCGCGTTCGCGTACAAGACAACAAGATTTACCTGGACTATAACCCAAACAACTTAGAAGCGCACGATCGCCTGGTTTACCGCTGGATCGAAGTACTGAAAAATATAGAGAAAAGTAGCGATCGCTCTATCTTTCAGGGCAGCGGCATCCACCCCCGTGGCGAAGCTCCCATCCAGGTAGTCGCCCATCAATGCGGTACCTGTCGATTTGGGTCAGATCCCCAAACCTCGGTATTAAATCTCGACTGTCGCACCCACGATGTCGATAATCTCTATGTGGTAGACAGCAGTTTCTTTCCATCCAGTTCTGCTGTGAGTCCAGCGCTGATGATTATCGCGAATGCTCTAAGGGTGGGAGATCGCCTGATCGAGCGATTGCAATAG
- a CDS encoding DUF6888 family protein: MLSEAQLRKCFLVCQSLSSMYLPIYLVRFDSRYSAIYILAGEETEVLIGSNGELVEI, encoded by the coding sequence GTGCTTTCAGAAGCACAGTTAAGAAAATGCTTTTTGGTTTGTCAAAGCTTGTCAAGTATGTATTTGCCCATTTACCTGGTTCGATTTGATTCGCGCTATAGCGCTATCTATATTCTTGCAGGCGAAGAAACAGAAGTATTGATTGGCAGTAATGGCGAACTAGTGGAGATTTAG
- a CDS encoding DUF6887 family protein, producing the protein MTIQPDYKQMNRAELREYMLAHRDDEQAFHAYMDKVQQESIKTPISDEVLADPQKFSTFLEQRKQRKQQNAKQQGMTSLATKFQALVTQLDQGLIDRLPEEEQTLLVKIQLQHKVEKDPTFKWQLLSAIKSRDIEKVKVLTNDLVVSIPLETLKGWLEADPKE; encoded by the coding sequence ATGACAATCCAGCCTGACTATAAACAAATGAATCGTGCTGAATTACGAGAGTATATGTTAGCGCATCGCGATGACGAGCAAGCCTTTCATGCCTACATGGACAAAGTTCAGCAAGAATCTATCAAAACTCCCATTAGTGATGAAGTACTGGCCGACCCGCAAAAATTTTCCACTTTCCTCGAACAACGGAAACAACGCAAACAGCAAAATGCCAAACAACAAGGCATGACAAGTCTGGCAACGAAATTTCAAGCGCTTGTGACTCAATTAGACCAAGGCCTAATTGATAGGTTACCAGAAGAGGAACAAACGCTACTCGTCAAGATACAACTGCAACACAAAGTTGAAAAAGATCCAACTTTTAAGTGGCAATTGTTGAGTGCTATCAAATCCAGAGATATTGAGAAAGTAAAAGTTCTCACCAACGACCTGGTTGTCAGCATTCCTCTCGAAACTCTCAAAGGCTGGCTAGAGGCAGACCCCAAAGAATAA